From Dasypus novemcinctus isolate mDasNov1 chromosome 19, mDasNov1.1.hap2, whole genome shotgun sequence, a single genomic window includes:
- the LOC105746388 gene encoding olfactory receptor 10AG1-like, with protein MKHQEKLSEENLTELNEFVLLDFADIPHLQWFLFGLFLVIYIVIVMGNGTIFMITKLDTTLQTPMYFFLGNFSFLEICYVSVTIPRLLINLGTQRRRISLTACATQMCFVLMLGATECLLLAVMAYDRYVAICNPLRYPLVMNQKVCIQLVAGSWISGIPIQIGQTCQIFSLSFCGSSQINHFFCDIPPILKQACGDIFVNEMLVYIVAVLFVTVPFLLILFSYTKIIYTIFKLCSTRNRAKAFSTCSSHLMVVMLFYGTGMVTYLRPKTSHSSGTDKMLSLFYTIVTPMFNPMIYSLRNQDVIMALRKILCK; from the coding sequence ATGAAACACCAAGAAAAATTATCAGAGGAAAATCTAACTGAGTTGAATGAATTTGTTCTTTTGGACTTTGCTGATATTCCCCATCTCCAGTGGTTTCTATTTGGATTATTCTTGGTCATCTATATTGTTATAGTGATGGGCAATGGCACCATATTTATGATAACAAAACTGGATACTACTCTCCAGacccccatgtattttttccttggcaatttttccttcttggaaaTCTGCTATGTATCAGTTACTATTCCCAGACTGCTTATAAATCTTGGAACCCAGAGAAGAAGAATTTCTTTAACTGCCTGTGCTACACAAATGTGCTTTGTCCTTATGTTGGGAGCCACAGAGTGCCTCCTTCTGgcagtgatggcctatgaccgctatgtggctaTTTGCAACCCACTGCGCTATCCTTTAGTCATGAACCAAAAGGTGTGTATCCAGCTGGTGGCTGGCTCATGGATCAGTGGAATTCCCATCCAGATTGGGCAAACCTGCcagattttctctctgtctttttgcgGATCTAGTCAAATCAACCATTTCTTCTGTGATATTCCTCCAATACTCAAACAGGCCTGTGGAGACATCTTTGTGAATGAAATGTTGGTCTACATAGTTGCTGTTCTATTCGTCACAGTTCCATTTCTGCTAATACTTTTCTCCTACACCAAAATCATATACACAATTTTCAAATTATGTTCAACTAGAAATCGAGCCAAAGCCTTCTCCACCTGCTCATCTCATCTTATGGTTGTCATGTTATTCTATGGAACAGGAATGGTTACATATCTAAGACCCAAAACAAGTCACTCATCAGGAACTGATAAAATGCTCTCTCTTTTCTATACTATTGTGACACCCATGTTTAATCCTATGATATACAGTTTAAGGAACCAGGATGTCATAATGGCACTGagaaaaattttatgtaaatag